GTGTGTATTTTATGTGTTTGTACAGTTGTGCTTTCTCAACTGTATATGGTTATAGAGCCACAATGTTCTAAACATTTGGCAGATAAGAGAAGTCCTGATAAGCATGCTGCTTTTTCTGCAGGTTCCGTTCGGTTGCTTATCTCTCCCAAATCTGGTGGTTTGAAGTCAGAGGGGAGGTTGAGTTCTGCTTCCCAGAAGGTACATACAGCCTGTTTTTCCGAATTCACCTCGGCAGGCCTTTCAAGCGGCTCGGTCGCCGGGTTTACAGTGCCGAGCACATCCATGGGTGGGACGTAAAGCCGGTGCGCTTCCAGCTATCGACTTCGGATGGGCAGCAGGCCCAGTCCAAGTGTTACCTAACTGATCCAGGCGTCTGGATCTATCATCATGTCGGCGATTTCGTCGTGAAGGACTCGAACGGGCCACTGAATATCAAGTTTGCAATGGTTCAGATAGACTGCACACACACAAAAGGAGGCCTGTGTATGGATTCAGTGGTTATAAAACCCAAATGCCTTGCGCGGAAAAAGGGACCTGGGAGTTATGAGTAGTTTTAGTGAGCACATTAAGCTCGATATCTATAGAAACAATATGGTTTTGCTTACTTCCTCCGTCGTGTGCGCTTGCGGCTGTCGGTGTTTTTTCAGTCCTGTAATGTGAATGTAATTGGAGGGGTGAGTGATTTTTTATTTCCTCTTGTCCCTGTATAGGAGCATCAAGCATGTCACACCTTGTAAATTGCGAGTTCAGTGACAGATATACATGTTTGCCTTTGCTATGTTCTGATCCTTGTGTTCCAAACCTTGGTTGGATCAAATTCTCCTCGAGTTCCTTTTTATTTTTAACTTACTCCCTCAACTCCCTTGTGGCCTGCAAATAGAGAAATCTTGAGGTTTCTGGTCCAACAAATCAAACAACAATACAAGAAATGTTTCAAGGATTTGAAACTCTACAAATCATATATGATGCCTAAATAGTTTATCTCCACTAACTCAATTGTCTTAACATGCAATTATGTCAAACTCAGTATGCCACCATGTATGTCCCACTAAATTTAATTCTGTTAACATGCAATTATGTCAACTCACCATGACACTATGATTGCAtccaattcccgcagcaacgcacAGGGTATTTTCTCTAGTTTTCTTAAAGCTTCACTAAAAGCAAAGAGATCATGAACAGCAAAACAAAAGCACGGGTGGAAAATTGTTTGTTGGGGACATGCCATTCCATTGGGGCGTGTGAATGGGGATGGGGTGTGCTCATGACAACATAGCCATTGCACAAAGGACGGCCTGTTCTGGTGCTAAACACCTGTTGCTGACACTGAGGATGCCAACCGGATGAGATCATGCGTGACAGCGAACCCAGATAAGATTTGTGATGTTGGTTGCATGACACCACATCCACACTTTACAACTTTATTCAACTAACCAGGGAATGATGATTTATCAGGGAAAGAACAACTTAAACTTTTTAAAAGATGAGATGCCAACAGGAACACCTATCAGCACTGGAATCTACACCGGATGGAGTGGATCAGTGTCAGCATTGGATCATGGAGCTTAATTAATTATTAGTTAATAGTACCATTTGCAATGGATCATCATGCTCCATGATTATTTAACTATTAGTTAATAGCATTTGCAATAGATCAGCATTGTTTAGGCAACCAATGACACTGAGATCCAATGCTAATCCAGGATCCAAGGATATTAATATTGGTGTGCAGCCTTTGCTGAGCCCCTGCTGCAACATCACTCAGAGAAGAGAAGGATAGCAAACTCTCCACTGAGAAGATGCAGAGATCCAGATTGCACTAAAACTTATCTTGCTTGGACAAAAGAACTAACTGAAATTAATTAATAGGAATGAGTTCCTATTCTAGATTGGTATAAGTGTGTTTCCATTTCTCTTCCTGGCGCAGTAGAGGAAGGTCCATTGGGCGTAGAGAGAGTACCATGTGATCATGGTGAATATCGATAGATTGTTGGCGATTTTGGGCTCACAAGAACTTGCTAAGTTGCTTTTCTTCCTCCAGaaattcatttttttatttagaaAACAAGCATTGAAATGGTTGTGAGGTATTATGTCAAGTCGTCATGATTTCATGAAATGGTTAGAATTTTGTGGCCCGCGTAAAAATAAAAGTAGAGGGCATATAGTTATATTCATGCTCGTCATTGTATCATAGACCACAAACAAAGTCGTATTCACAAAACTTAAAAAACATAGTTCATTCGATTATAATTTTTGCATATGCCATTTGTTTCTGAATTTTCAGAAACCTCGCAACACACttgtttgtactccctccgtaaagaaatataagagcgttttgatCACCACTTTACTTCTTTACGAAGGGAGTATGTTCCAAAGTATATAAGAGAGACACATCTATATAACATTTACAATCATGCTTCAGACTTTACACAGTGGGCTGGTGTAAAGAGGGTGCAACACATGGCAAACCACATCATCTACTTAACTGCTCCTGCTCAGTTGCATTCTCGGAAAATTGGCAACCATATAACCCACTGTCCACACATATTTATCATCATTTTAATGACAAAACTAAGTTGGGGCTCATCAAACATGCCATGATCCAAAATACAGTTTTCTTAAAGCACGCTAGACCATCGAGTATTTTATAGCATAATAGGCTGTAGGAGACCAAGATTGCCCATTATCATGATGCGGCGACGAGGCCACAACATCTCCACAAACATCGCAAGTTAACCGAATACCTCCTCATTGCAGACAGGGCATGCCTGAATGAAAATAAAGGTGCATAtcagaaaaagaatcaaataatCCTCTGAATATCAAACAACAGAGGATTGTACACCAAGATATCAGACAACAGAGAATTTTGATATGGAGTCCAGATAATATCTGCTTTTGTCGAGCGACATAGCAGGTTAATATTAACATACAGTATCTATTCACAGAGGACAAAAAACTTACATTTTAATTGTAGTCTATCAAAATAAAATCGAATAATATTtagagaagaagaaaaaactgaGTTTTACCTTGTTAATCTTAAGCCAGCGAGTTATGCAACCTGCATGGTAACAATGGCTGCAGGGCAATCTTATCAACTTCTGTAGGCTTTTATAGTTCGATTTGCAGATCACACATCTGCATGGGGGTATCACACGATTATATGTTCATCTTAGGGTTACAAAATGATGATCGATTCAGAGTAAAACTAACTGTCACGTACTCATCGGTATTCTTTTTGCAGGAGAAGAAGTTGCATTTGTTCCTAAAAGGCTCCAGGTAGCTTATCAGGTCATCAGATAATCCTCTGGATTGAGTTCCTACTTCTTCACCAATTGCTTGTAGTTGCTACAAAACAACAAAACAATAGTGAAAAGTTGCTCAGAGATGAGATTTTCATGTGCTACAAGATCTCAATCAAAGTGTGTCTCTTTATGTCCAATTGTTTTTAATGTCAAATCATGGGAACAAAGTAGTAGTACTCTATAACACAACCTTAAACCTTTTGTATGAGAGCAGGTAGTATATATAAGTGAGCTACATTGGCACAATATGTGTTCAGAAAATTGTTTGTTCTCTCAAAACCGTCAAAGAACGTTTATTCGGCAAAAGCAAAACAGCATACC
Above is a window of Triticum dicoccoides isolate Atlit2015 ecotype Zavitan chromosome 5B, WEW_v2.0, whole genome shotgun sequence DNA encoding:
- the LOC119311209 gene encoding E3 ubiquitin-protein ligase BIG BROTHER-like, which encodes MAAPNTYAVHLSSETHKIEAWCESDEALAKQLQEEEDSLATREFAGSVSLEPSSPAVEYRPANNAAQVATEDNVDPDNMSYEQLQAIGEEVGTQSRGLSDDLISYLEPFRNKCNFFSCKKNTDECVICKSNYKSLQKLIRLPCSHCYHAGCITRWLKINKACPVCNEEVFG